A single window of Enterobacteriaceae bacterium ESL0689 DNA harbors:
- a CDS encoding transcriptional regulator — MRVLTVRVMTVDDAFRAAMSDASRAMKGGFIGSELVFPTVEQLAKTMLAPNRWQIIKAMEGKQAVSIRELSRIVNRDFRGVYNDVQSLLNGGVLDKDAEKIALPYDRIHIEFNSDDAAA, encoded by the coding sequence ATGCGAGTGCTGACCGTCAGAGTAATGACCGTTGATGATGCTTTCCGGGCGGCAATGTCGGACGCCTCCCGCGCAATGAAAGGGGGTTTTATCGGCTCAGAACTGGTATTTCCCACTGTGGAACAACTGGCAAAAACCATGCTTGCCCCTAACCGCTGGCAGATCATCAAAGCAATGGAAGGAAAGCAGGCGGTGTCTATCCGCGAGTTATCGCGCATTGTTAATCGTGATTTTCGCGGCGTGTATAACGATGTTCAGTCACTACTGAACGGGGGAGTTTTGGATAAGGACGCCGAGAAGATCGCGTTACCCTATGACCGGATACACATTGAGTTCAACTCAGACGATGCAGCGGCGTAG
- a CDS encoding DUF6516 family protein has product MPAVELMNRRIQIADNAFASIRILEVDPAILGSQHQYKYSLAYIVDGVCVMRYDNERGKGDHKYIGEQEHPVIFTTIENLIASFHADINLLRR; this is encoded by the coding sequence ATGCCCGCTGTTGAGTTGATGAACCGCCGAATCCAGATAGCTGATAACGCTTTTGCCTCAATCCGCATTCTGGAGGTAGACCCGGCAATATTAGGAAGCCAACACCAGTACAAATACAGCCTGGCCTACATCGTAGATGGTGTGTGCGTCATGAGGTATGACAACGAGCGCGGCAAAGGTGATCATAAATACATTGGCGAACAGGAACACCCGGTGATATTCACCACCATTGAAAACCTGATCGCCAGTTTTCATGCAGATATTAACCTGTTAAGGAGGTAA
- a CDS encoding high-affinity branched-chain amino acid ABC transporter permease LivM: protein MKPMDIARALLPAMMFFVLAAVFMGVQLELDGTRLVVTSAATARWQWVIIGTVIVFLFQLLRPLLDKMQHAFTGPRFVMPAIDGSTVKQKLFLLALLMAAIIWPFMVSRGTVDIATLTMIYIILGLGLNVVVGLSGLLVLGYGGFYAIGAYTFALLNHYYGLGFWVCLPLAGLMSALAGLLLGFPVLRLRGDYLAIVTLGFGEIVRILLLNNTQLTGGPNGISQIPKPTLFGLEFSRQVREGGWDTFSHFFGLSYNPNDRVIFLYLVALLLVVLTLFIINRLLHMPLGRAWEALREDEIACRSLGLSSTRIKLSAFTISAAFAGFAGTLFAARQGFVSPESFTFAESAFVLAIVVLGGMGSQLAVILAAVLLVVSREMMRDFNEYSMLMLGGLMVLMMIWRPQGLLPMMRPQIALNKDQAQGEQL, encoded by the coding sequence ATGAAGCCGATGGATATTGCCAGGGCACTCCTGCCGGCGATGATGTTCTTTGTGCTGGCGGCGGTTTTTATGGGTGTCCAGCTTGAGCTGGACGGCACCCGGCTGGTGGTGACCTCGGCGGCAACGGCGCGCTGGCAGTGGGTCATCATCGGTACAGTGATAGTCTTCCTGTTCCAGTTGCTGCGTCCGTTATTAGATAAAATGCAACACGCTTTCACCGGGCCCCGGTTTGTCATGCCCGCGATTGATGGTTCAACAGTGAAGCAGAAGCTGTTCTTGCTGGCATTGCTGATGGCTGCCATCATCTGGCCGTTTATGGTGTCGCGCGGAACGGTTGATATCGCCACCCTGACGATGATTTATATCATCCTCGGACTTGGCCTGAATGTCGTCGTCGGTTTATCCGGCCTGCTGGTTCTCGGATATGGCGGCTTCTATGCTATTGGTGCCTATACCTTTGCGTTGCTGAACCACTATTATGGCCTCGGCTTCTGGGTTTGCCTGCCACTGGCCGGGTTGATGTCCGCGCTGGCTGGCTTACTGCTTGGCTTCCCGGTACTGCGCCTGCGCGGTGACTATCTGGCGATCGTTACGCTCGGTTTCGGTGAAATTGTGCGTATTTTATTGCTCAATAATACCCAGCTTACTGGCGGCCCGAACGGTATTAGCCAGATCCCAAAACCGACACTGTTTGGCCTCGAGTTTAGCCGCCAGGTTCGCGAAGGTGGCTGGGATACTTTTAGTCACTTCTTTGGCCTGTCCTACAACCCGAATGATCGGGTGATTTTTCTCTATCTGGTGGCGTTGTTGCTGGTAGTGCTGACACTGTTTATCATCAATCGCTTACTGCATATGCCGCTGGGTCGGGCATGGGAAGCATTGCGTGAAGATGAAATCGCCTGTCGTTCTCTGGGCTTGAGTTCGACACGAATCAAACTCAGTGCCTTTACGATCAGCGCGGCGTTTGCCGGTTTCGCCGGAACGCTGTTTGCCGCCCGTCAGGGCTTTGTCAGCCCGGAATCTTTTACCTTTGCGGAATCCGCCTTTGTGCTGGCTATTGTAGTACTCGGTGGAATGGGTTCACAACTGGCGGTCATTCTGGCGGCGGTGCTGCTGGTGGTATCGCGTGAAATGATGCGTGATTTCAATGAATACAGCATGTTGATGCTGGGTGGCTTAATGGTTCTGATGATGATCTGGCGTCCACAAGGGCTGCTACCGATGATGCGTCCACAGATAGCGCTGAACAAAGATCAGGCGCAGGGAGAGCAGCTATGA
- the pyrE gene encoding orotate phosphoribosyltransferase yields MKLYQRQFIDFALNKQVLRFGEFTLKSGRKSPYFFNAGLFNTGHDLALLGRFYAAALVDSAVDFDLLFGPAYKGIPIATTTAVALAEHHDRDVPYCFNRKETKQHGEGGNLVGSPLAGRVMLVDDVITAGTAIRESMTMIQAHGATLAGVLISLDRQERGNSQLSAIQEVERDYGCKVTAIITLQDLMSYLAEKPQMAGQLAAVRAYQEKFGV; encoded by the coding sequence ATGAAACTCTATCAGCGCCAGTTTATTGATTTTGCGCTTAACAAACAGGTGCTCAGGTTTGGTGAGTTTACACTCAAATCCGGGCGTAAAAGTCCCTATTTCTTCAACGCGGGCCTGTTTAACACTGGCCATGATCTGGCGTTATTAGGCCGTTTTTATGCCGCTGCATTGGTTGATTCAGCCGTCGACTTCGATCTCTTGTTTGGCCCGGCTTATAAAGGGATACCGATTGCGACAACAACAGCGGTTGCGCTGGCAGAGCATCATGATCGGGATGTGCCTTATTGTTTTAATCGTAAAGAGACAAAGCAGCATGGCGAGGGTGGCAATCTGGTTGGCAGCCCGCTCGCGGGGCGGGTTATGCTGGTGGATGATGTGATCACTGCCGGTACGGCGATTCGTGAATCGATGACAATGATTCAGGCGCATGGTGCCACGCTTGCCGGTGTGCTGATTTCGCTGGATCGTCAGGAGCGTGGCAACAGTCAGCTTTCCGCTATTCAGGAAGTGGAACGCGATTATGGCTGTAAAGTAACGGCGATTATTACCCTGCAGGATCTGATGAGTTATCTGGCAGAGAAACCACAGATGGCCGGGCAGCTGGCAGCGGTACGGGCTTATCAGGAAAAGTTTGGCGTATAA
- the slmA gene encoding nucleoid occlusion factor SlmA — MTAKQAAKRNRREEILQSLALMLESSDGNQRITTAKLAASVGVSEAALYRHFPSKTRMFDSLIEFIEDSLLTRINLILKDEKDTSSRLRLIMLLILGFGERNPGLTRILTGHALMFEQDRLQGRINQLFDRIEAQLRQVIREKKLREGQSYSSDESVLASQLMAFCEGMLSRFVRSEFKYRPTCDFDARWPLIAAQLQ, encoded by the coding sequence ATGACAGCAAAACAGGCGGCGAAAAGGAATCGTCGTGAAGAAATACTTCAGTCTCTGGCTTTGATGCTGGAGTCAAGCGACGGTAACCAGCGCATTACAACAGCGAAGCTAGCCGCGTCAGTGGGTGTCTCTGAAGCGGCGTTATACCGCCATTTCCCCAGTAAGACACGCATGTTTGATAGTCTGATCGAGTTTATCGAAGACAGTTTGCTGACCCGTATCAATTTAATTTTAAAAGACGAGAAAGATACCTCTTCACGTCTGCGACTGATTATGTTGTTGATTCTTGGGTTTGGTGAACGTAATCCTGGACTAACACGCATTTTGACCGGTCATGCGCTAATGTTTGAACAAGACCGCCTGCAGGGACGAATCAATCAACTCTTTGACCGCATTGAAGCACAACTGCGCCAGGTGATACGTGAGAAAAAACTGCGTGAAGGCCAGAGTTATAGCAGTGATGAGTCTGTGCTGGCCAGCCAGCTAATGGCTTTTTGTGAAGGCATGTTGTCACGGTTTGTGCGCAGTGAATTTAAATATCGGCCAACCTGTGATTTCGATGCTCGCTGGCCGCTGATCGCCGCACAACTCCAGTAA
- a CDS encoding YicC family protein: protein MIRSMTAYARCEIKGEWGSAIWELRSVNQRYLETYIRLPEQFRSLEPVVRERIRSRLTRGKVECTLRFEQDPGSQSKLILNENLARQLISAAQWIRTQNREAGEINPVEILRWPGVMAAAEQDLDAITTDILSALNDALDNFIIARETEGKALKTLIEQRLDAVTTEVEKVRAHMPEILQWQHDRLVSRLEEAEVQLENNRLEQELVLLAQRIDVAEELDRLEAHVKETRNILKKKEAVGRRLDFMMQEFNRESNTLASKSINTDITSSAIELKVLIEQMREQIQNIE, encoded by the coding sequence ATGATCCGCAGTATGACCGCCTATGCCCGGTGCGAAATCAAGGGTGAATGGGGAAGCGCCATATGGGAGTTACGCTCAGTCAATCAACGCTATCTGGAAACCTATATCCGCCTGCCGGAACAGTTCCGCAGCCTGGAGCCGGTAGTGCGTGAGCGTATTCGTTCGCGTCTGACGCGCGGAAAAGTCGAGTGTACCTTACGGTTTGAACAGGACCCAGGAAGCCAAAGCAAACTCATCCTGAATGAAAATCTTGCCAGACAACTGATTAGCGCTGCGCAGTGGATCAGGACACAAAACCGTGAAGCAGGAGAAATCAACCCAGTTGAGATCCTGCGCTGGCCCGGCGTGATGGCGGCCGCAGAACAGGATCTTGATGCGATTACCACTGACATTCTCTCCGCCCTGAACGATGCGCTGGATAACTTTATCATTGCCCGCGAAACCGAAGGAAAGGCCCTGAAAACACTTATCGAGCAACGTCTGGACGCGGTCACGACGGAAGTGGAAAAAGTACGTGCCCATATGCCAGAAATCCTGCAATGGCAGCATGACCGTCTGGTGAGTCGACTGGAAGAGGCGGAAGTTCAACTGGAAAATAACCGTCTTGAACAGGAGCTGGTGTTACTGGCACAACGTATTGACGTTGCTGAAGAGCTGGACCGCCTGGAGGCACATGTCAAAGAGACGAGAAATATTCTGAAGAAAAAAGAGGCTGTTGGTCGTCGGCTCGACTTTATGATGCAGGAGTTTAACCGCGAATCAAACACCCTGGCTTCGAAATCCATCAACACCGACATCACCAGCTCAGCGATTGAGCTAAAGGTATTGATTGAACAGATGCGTGAGCAGATTCAAAACATCGAGTAA
- the dut gene encoding dUTP diphosphatase: MMKKIDVKILDPRIGQQFPLPTYATAGAAGLDLRACLDNPIELAPGATTLLPTGLAVYIADPALAAIILPRSGLGHKHGIVLGNLVGLIDSDYQGQLMVSVWNRSQQSFTIEPGERIAQMVFVPVVQVEFNLVEDFDVTQRGEGGFGHSGRL, encoded by the coding sequence ATGATGAAAAAAATCGATGTTAAGATTCTGGACCCGCGCATTGGTCAGCAATTCCCCTTGCCCACGTATGCTACCGCCGGTGCTGCCGGGCTGGATCTGCGCGCTTGTCTCGACAATCCAATCGAACTGGCTCCCGGTGCCACCACCTTATTGCCAACAGGTCTGGCGGTCTATATCGCTGACCCGGCACTGGCGGCAATCATTCTGCCACGCTCCGGACTGGGTCATAAGCACGGTATCGTACTGGGTAATCTGGTCGGGCTTATCGATTCCGATTACCAGGGACAGCTTATGGTTTCCGTCTGGAACCGGAGCCAGCAGAGCTTTACCATCGAACCTGGAGAGCGCATTGCGCAAATGGTATTTGTCCCGGTGGTGCAAGTGGAATTTAATCTGGTAGAAGATTTTGACGTCACTCAACGTGGTGAGGGTGGCTTTGGTCATTCCGGACGGCTATAA
- a CDS encoding contact-dependent growth inhibition system immunity protein translates to MDTDSTKPCELDTVVIVYFEQDADLIDEEYDFDNLLNDYFSTATEFNLRMLLANLNEIEDQQDGYTVIIDRYRGDFTPERWNMSAEKWVKNVKLRLVDYMNKKEYSTKLSNF, encoded by the coding sequence ATGGATACTGATTCAACTAAACCCTGCGAGCTTGATACCGTTGTTATCGTTTATTTTGAGCAGGATGCTGACCTTATAGATGAAGAGTACGACTTTGATAATTTGCTTAATGATTATTTCAGTACCGCAACAGAATTTAATCTAAGAATGTTGTTGGCAAATCTCAATGAAATAGAGGATCAACAAGACGGCTATACGGTAATTATCGATCGGTACAGAGGAGATTTTACTCCTGAAAGGTGGAATATGTCGGCAGAGAAATGGGTGAAGAATGTTAAATTACGTCTCGTCGACTACATGAATAAAAAGGAATACTCGACAAAACTATCAAATTTTTAG
- a CDS encoding branched-chain amino acid ABC transporter substrate-binding protein yields MNIKSKALLAGCIALVMSSAAQADNIKIAVVGAMSGPVAQYGDQEFTGAEQAVADINAKGGIKGNKLQIVKYDDACDPKQAVAVANKVVNDGIRYVIGHLCSSSTQPASDIYEEDGILMITPAATAPDLTSRGYKLVMRTTGLDSDQGPTAARYILEKVKPQRIAIIHDKQQYGEGLARAVQDGLKKGEANIVFFDGITAGEKDFSTLVARLKKENIDFVYYGGYHPEMGQILRQSRAAGLTTQFMGPEGVGNVSLSNIAGQSAEGMLVTKPQSYDQIPANQPIVEAIKAHKKDPSGVFVWMTYAAIQSLEAGLNQSDDPATIASYLKAHPVNTVMGPLSWRENGDLKGFEFGVFSWHADGTSSVAK; encoded by the coding sequence ATGAATATAAAAAGCAAAGCATTACTGGCAGGATGTATTGCCTTAGTGATGAGCAGCGCAGCGCAGGCTGATAATATTAAAATCGCCGTCGTTGGTGCCATGTCAGGGCCTGTCGCGCAATACGGTGATCAGGAGTTTACCGGCGCTGAACAGGCTGTCGCTGATATTAACGCCAAAGGCGGTATCAAAGGTAATAAACTGCAAATCGTCAAATATGACGATGCCTGTGACCCCAAACAAGCCGTTGCGGTCGCCAATAAAGTGGTTAATGACGGCATCCGATATGTTATTGGTCATTTATGCTCGTCCTCAACCCAGCCCGCTTCCGATATTTATGAAGAAGACGGTATCCTGATGATTACGCCTGCGGCGACCGCCCCCGATCTGACTTCACGCGGCTATAAACTGGTGATGCGTACGACTGGACTCGATTCTGATCAAGGCCCGACTGCTGCCCGCTATATTCTTGAAAAAGTGAAGCCACAGCGTATCGCCATCATTCATGATAAACAGCAATACGGTGAAGGCCTGGCGCGTGCGGTACAGGACGGCCTGAAAAAAGGTGAGGCGAATATCGTATTTTTTGATGGTATTACTGCGGGTGAGAAAGATTTCTCCACCCTGGTTGCCCGGCTGAAAAAAGAAAATATCGATTTTGTTTATTACGGTGGCTATCACCCGGAAATGGGGCAAATTTTACGCCAGTCCCGTGCCGCAGGATTGACCACACAGTTTATGGGACCAGAAGGGGTCGGCAATGTCTCGTTATCTAATATTGCCGGACAATCAGCGGAAGGGATGCTGGTAACTAAACCACAGAGTTACGATCAAATCCCGGCGAACCAACCGATTGTTGAGGCGATTAAAGCCCATAAAAAAGATCCCAGCGGGGTGTTTGTCTGGATGACTTATGCCGCAATACAGTCTTTAGAGGCCGGTTTGAACCAATCCGATGATCCGGCAACTATCGCCAGTTATCTGAAAGCGCACCCGGTTAATACGGTTATGGGGCCACTGTCGTGGCGCGAAAATGGTGACCTGAAGGGATTTGAGTTTGGCGTATTTAGCTGGCATGCGGATGGCACTTCTTCTGTCGCCAAATAA
- a CDS encoding antiterminator Q family protein gives MRDIRAVMQRWGEWAAHEENRSAWPAICATFRGVLAGKSSLRPSCTDDDGLIIDACVSRLHIAGRDAEREVLFAYYVLRLSLRDVADLFETNRMQVRNLLSGAENFVNGGLVALGVRLDMDLVLKATGQMKTPAFLLRGFEDVSGRVLVAG, from the coding sequence ATGCGTGATATACGGGCAGTGATGCAACGCTGGGGAGAATGGGCGGCGCATGAAGAAAACCGCTCTGCGTGGCCTGCTATTTGTGCCACCTTCCGGGGAGTGCTGGCGGGTAAATCATCTTTGCGTCCGTCCTGTACCGACGATGACGGCCTGATAATCGACGCCTGCGTATCGAGGCTACACATTGCTGGCCGCGATGCAGAACGTGAGGTGCTCTTTGCTTATTACGTCCTGCGCCTCTCCCTGCGCGATGTGGCTGACTTATTTGAAACCAACCGTATGCAAGTGCGTAATCTGCTGTCAGGGGCAGAGAACTTCGTTAACGGCGGTCTGGTGGCGCTGGGCGTCAGGCTGGATATGGATCTGGTACTGAAAGCTACCGGGCAGATGAAAACGCCTGCATTTCTGCTGCGCGGGTTTGAGGACGTTTCTGGCCGTGTGCTGGTGGCGGGTTGA
- the livH gene encoding high-affinity branched-chain amino acid ABC transporter permease LivH produces the protein MSEQFLYFLQQMFNGITLGSAYALIAIGYTMVYGIIGMINFAHGEVYMIGSYVSFMIIALLMMMGIDSNLLLVAAGFTGAIIIASAYGWSIERVAYRPVRHSKRLIALISAIGMSIFLQNYVSLTEGSRDIALPSLFNGQWVIGDSENFAATITMMQLMIWIVTFAAMLALTLFIRYSRMGRACRACAEDLKMASLLGINTDRVIALTFVIGAAMAAVAGVLLGQFYGVINPYIGFMAGMKAFTAAVLGGIGSIPGAMIGGLILGIAEALSSAYLSTEYKDVVSFALLIGVLLVMPTGILGRPEVEKV, from the coding sequence ATGTCTGAGCAGTTTCTCTACTTTCTGCAGCAGATGTTTAATGGCATCACGCTGGGAAGTGCCTATGCGCTGATCGCTATCGGTTATACGATGGTGTACGGCATTATTGGCATGATTAACTTCGCCCACGGTGAAGTATATATGATAGGTAGCTATGTCTCTTTCATGATTATTGCGTTGCTGATGATGATGGGGATTGACAGTAATCTGTTGCTGGTTGCCGCCGGATTTACCGGAGCTATTATTATCGCCAGCGCTTATGGCTGGAGTATTGAACGTGTCGCCTATCGGCCGGTGCGTCACTCTAAACGTCTGATTGCGTTGATTTCAGCGATCGGTATGTCTATCTTCCTGCAAAATTATGTCAGCCTGACCGAAGGCTCGCGCGATATCGCGCTACCGAGTCTGTTTAACGGTCAGTGGGTCATCGGTGATAGCGAGAACTTTGCCGCGACGATCACGATGATGCAACTGATGATCTGGATCGTGACTTTTGCCGCGATGCTGGCGCTGACACTCTTCATTCGCTATTCACGGATGGGTCGCGCTTGCCGTGCTTGCGCGGAAGATCTGAAAATGGCGAGTTTGCTTGGTATCAATACCGATCGAGTGATTGCCCTGACCTTTGTGATTGGTGCGGCAATGGCGGCAGTGGCGGGTGTTTTGCTGGGACAATTTTACGGTGTTATCAATCCGTACATCGGCTTTATGGCGGGAATGAAAGCGTTTACTGCGGCGGTGCTCGGCGGGATTGGCAGCATTCCGGGAGCGATGATAGGGGGACTGATCCTCGGAATTGCTGAAGCACTCTCTTCGGCGTATCTCAGCACCGAATATAAAGATGTTGTCTCGTTTGCACTGTTGATCGGGGTGTTATTAGTGATGCCTACCGGTATTCTCGGTCGCCCGGAGGTAGAAAAAGTATGA
- a CDS encoding Arm DNA-binding domain-containing protein gives MRAWIKAGERFEGRSDGNGLYLRYRAGDKVPIWRYRYKFSGKKRVMQIGSYGELSLAKARETAKELSARVALGFDVAGEKQERKADALEKMEQEKNALRVAELAAEYFERQIMGRWKHPDILRRRIDKDINPNIGHLKVEDVRPRHIDDMLQKIVSRGAPTIANDVLRWTRRIFDYGIRRHMLEINPTGAFEVADAGGQEKSRERWLTREELIQFFQANRHQYLEERLAALERWAGLLAALEKGEDYNVVPIANRK, from the coding sequence ATACGGGCATGGATTAAGGCAGGAGAACGGTTTGAGGGGCGCTCAGACGGCAACGGGCTATACCTGCGCTACCGGGCGGGGGATAAAGTCCCTATATGGCGCTACCGGTATAAGTTTTCAGGTAAAAAGCGCGTGATGCAGATCGGCTCTTACGGTGAGCTTTCGTTAGCCAAAGCACGAGAGACAGCCAAAGAGCTATCAGCCCGTGTTGCCCTGGGCTTTGACGTAGCCGGGGAGAAGCAGGAGCGCAAAGCCGACGCGCTGGAGAAAATGGAGCAGGAGAAAAACGCGCTCCGTGTAGCTGAATTAGCCGCAGAGTATTTCGAGCGCCAGATTATGGGACGGTGGAAACACCCGGATATTCTGCGCCGCCGCATCGACAAAGACATTAACCCCAACATAGGCCATCTGAAAGTAGAGGACGTTCGCCCCCGGCATATCGATGATATGTTGCAGAAGATCGTCTCTCGCGGTGCCCCAACCATTGCCAATGACGTACTACGCTGGACGCGCCGCATATTCGACTACGGAATCAGGCGGCACATGCTGGAGATTAACCCCACTGGCGCTTTTGAGGTTGCCGATGCTGGCGGGCAGGAGAAAAGCCGGGAACGCTGGTTAACCCGTGAAGAACTTATCCAGTTCTTCCAGGCTAACCGCCACCAGTATCTTGAGGAACGCCTGGCGGCACTTGAGCGCTGGGCGGGTTTACTGGCGGCTCTGGAGAAAGGAGAGGATTACAACGTAGTACCAATAGCAAACAGGAAGTAA
- the rph gene encoding ribonuclease PH, translated as MRSAGRSAHQTRPVILTRHYTKYAEGSVLVEFGDTKVLCTASVEEGVPRFLKGQGQGWITAEYGMLPRATHTRNLREAAKGKQSGRTMEIQRLIARALRAAVDLKVLGEFTITLDCDVLQADGGTRTASITGACVALADALNKLVAKGKLKNNPMKGMVAAISVGIVNGEALCDLEYVEDSAAETDMNVVMMEDGRMIEVQGTAEGEPFSHEEFLTLLALAREGIATLIPLQKAALEN; from the coding sequence ATGCGTTCAGCAGGTCGTAGCGCTCATCAGACGCGCCCTGTCATCCTGACCCGTCACTATACAAAATACGCAGAAGGCTCCGTGCTGGTCGAATTTGGTGATACCAAAGTATTGTGTACCGCCTCGGTAGAAGAGGGTGTGCCACGTTTTCTGAAAGGTCAGGGTCAGGGATGGATCACCGCAGAGTATGGCATGTTACCGCGAGCAACCCATACCCGTAACCTGCGCGAAGCGGCAAAAGGTAAACAGAGTGGCCGTACTATGGAGATCCAGCGCTTGATTGCCCGGGCACTGCGTGCCGCCGTCGATCTGAAAGTGTTGGGTGAATTTACGATTACGCTCGATTGCGATGTGTTACAGGCGGATGGCGGTACGCGCACGGCGTCAATTACCGGGGCCTGCGTGGCACTGGCTGATGCGCTCAATAAGCTGGTGGCAAAAGGGAAACTGAAAAACAATCCGATGAAAGGGATGGTGGCGGCTATATCTGTCGGTATCGTTAATGGTGAGGCACTTTGCGATCTGGAGTACGTTGAAGATTCTGCTGCAGAAACGGATATGAATGTGGTGATGATGGAAGATGGCCGCATGATTGAAGTGCAGGGTACGGCGGAAGGCGAGCCCTTTAGCCATGAAGAATTTCTCACTTTACTGGCGCTGGCGCGGGAGGGAATTGCTACCCTGATCCCGCTACAGAAAGCGGCGCTGGAAAATTGA
- the coaBC gene encoding bifunctional phosphopantothenoylcysteine decarboxylase/phosphopantothenate--cysteine ligase CoaBC, with amino-acid sequence MSLSAKKIVLGVSGGIAAYKTPELVRRLRDRGADVRVVMTPAAKAFITPLSLQAVSGHPVADSLLDPTAEAAMGHIELAKWADLVILAPATADLIARLAAGMADDLVCAICLATSSPVAIVPAMNQQMYRAAATQHNLRVLAARELLLWGPDSGHQACGDIGPGRMLEPLAIVDLAASHFSPVDDLQHLNIMITAGPTREPLDPVRYITNHSSGKMGFAIAAAAASRGAKVTLISGPVSLPTPAGVERINVTTALEMEAAVQKNIRQQHIFIGCAAVADYRAADVAKEKMKKQGDELTITLIKNPDIVAGVAALTAHRPFVVGFAAETNNVEEYARQKRLCKNLDLICANDVSQPDQGFNSDNNALHLFWQQGDKRLPLTHKERLGQLLLNEIMARYDEKNRC; translated from the coding sequence ATGAGTCTGAGCGCTAAAAAGATTGTTCTGGGCGTAAGCGGTGGCATTGCCGCTTATAAAACGCCTGAGCTGGTACGCCGTCTGCGTGATCGTGGTGCCGATGTCCGTGTCGTGATGACACCCGCGGCTAAAGCTTTCATTACGCCATTAAGTTTACAGGCGGTATCAGGGCACCCGGTTGCGGACAGCCTGCTTGATCCGACAGCAGAAGCGGCGATGGGCCATATTGAGCTGGCTAAATGGGCTGATCTGGTGATCCTGGCGCCCGCCACCGCCGATCTGATCGCTCGCCTTGCTGCTGGCATGGCCGATGATCTGGTCTGCGCGATCTGTCTCGCCACTTCTTCACCGGTGGCTATCGTTCCGGCAATGAACCAGCAAATGTACCGGGCAGCAGCCACGCAGCATAATCTGCGCGTGCTGGCAGCGCGCGAGCTGTTGCTGTGGGGGCCAGACAGCGGTCATCAGGCTTGTGGTGATATTGGCCCAGGGCGTATGCTGGAGCCGCTGGCGATCGTCGATCTGGCGGCCAGCCACTTTTCGCCAGTCGATGATTTACAACATCTCAATATCATGATTACCGCGGGTCCAACCCGCGAACCCCTCGACCCGGTACGCTATATCACCAATCACAGCTCCGGCAAAATGGGCTTTGCCATTGCCGCAGCTGCCGCCAGCCGGGGGGCGAAAGTGACACTGATCAGTGGTCCGGTCTCTTTGCCCACCCCCGCCGGAGTAGAGCGAATCAATGTCACCACCGCACTGGAAATGGAAGCGGCGGTGCAGAAAAATATCCGCCAACAACACATTTTTATTGGCTGCGCCGCCGTCGCTGATTACCGGGCTGCCGATGTTGCAAAAGAAAAAATGAAAAAACAAGGCGATGAATTAACGATAACATTGATCAAAAATCCGGATATTGTCGCAGGTGTTGCTGCACTGACAGCTCATCGTCCTTTCGTCGTTGGGTTTGCCGCTGAAACGAATAATGTGGAAGAATACGCACGACAAAAACGTCTTTGCAAAAATCTCGATTTGATTTGTGCTAATGACGTTTCACAGCCTGATCAGGGGTTTAATAGTGATAACAACGCATTACACCTTTTCTGGCAGCAGGGCGATAAACGTTTACCGCTGACGCACAAGGAACGCCTTGGACAATTATTACTCAACGAGATTATGGCCCGTTATGATGAAAAAAATCGATGTTAA